Genomic window (Oenanthe melanoleuca isolate GR-GAL-2019-014 chromosome 1A, OMel1.0, whole genome shotgun sequence):
GACCAGCTCTGGGTGGCCTTGCTTGAGCAGAGAGGGTGGACCAGACAGACCCCGGAGGTTCCTGCAAGCCTCGGCTGTTTTGTGATTCTCTGATGATTTAATGTGTACCTACGCAGTACCTACGTAAAATGTGTGTGGTCTTAACAACgataaaaaaaaccttcctcGCCTGTTTTTAGTggatttttgttctcttttcttgACTCAGTCGTAGTGGGTGTGAGTCAGCTTACAAGGACTGAGTCATGAAATGTTATCTTTGTCTTTGTAAAATTAAGCtgatttctgaatattttttttaaagatgtaaaACTAAATTCACCGTaccattttttttcaagtaataAAGTAAAGGTTTACAAATTTGTAACACTTTCACTTTAATGTTTTGCAGACTGTGATGGCCCTTTTCAAGCAACTCAGCTGTGGAATAGCATTATACATGCCCTTCACAATCAAGTGGAAATCAAAAGACGTAGACAACACTTGAAAACATACAGAAACTGTTTCACTGGCTCCAATGCTGTTGATGTGGTACTGAGCCATCTTATGCAAAGCATGTACCTGAGCTGCAATGATATTTCTCGGCTGAAGGGGGTCCGTGTGTGCCAAGCATTGATGGATCACAAAGTGTTCGAGCCAGTTGGAGCCAAGCTTTACTTATTCAAGAATGGGAAAGAAACAGAGTTTGAAGACACGGACACTAGTCTCTATAGATTTGTAAATAGCAGTCTTGATCCTCTTCTTCCAAGAAAGAATAAGGACAATGAAAGTTTATCTCCTGAGCAAatctgcaaacagaaaacaaaaagatgtTCCAAGTGAGTTACACTGAACTATTcgattttttctccttttttaatgaGGAGGGATTAATTCACCTTTAAATGAAGTTATGTCTGTCTAAATCAGTGCCAGTTTTGAGAACTGTCATGTCTAAATTGTAGCTGCTACCAGTTATATTTGGGTAAAGTGTTTTGGTCTGCCCTGTGTTATTTGGAATAGAGTCTGGCACAGTAGCATAAACCTagaaataatttggttttgctATCAGTTGTGCTGGAATCTGAGAATTAGCATGAATGAGCTAGTTACTGAAAGCTGATAAATGAAGTGGAACTAGCAAACAGTATTTGGAATCAATATCCTTGCCCTTCCCACAAAGTAGATGTGGATGACAGCAATTCTAGTAGCAGGATAGACTCCAGATATAATGAAGCCCTGAAGTTCTGATTTAAGAGCAATTTAGTAACAGAAAGACAAATGTGTCTTTCTAATAGCATTTGTTATacacctaattttttttccctccttcagcAGAACAAAGTGTGACACAACACTTTCAAACCCCTTAGCATTGGAAGCAGCTGATAAAAAGAGGGTTGAGGAGCTTCTTCAGTCAATATATGTTCATGCATCTTTACCTCCAAAGATCACAGTTAATGAACCAACTCACCTGCTCTCTAAAGGAGGTGAGGATTGAATTCTTTCTTGTTAAAACTTGATTGTTCTTCACTGTATCTGGGAGTGAGTGCCCCATTTCTGTTAAACAGTGCTCCACAGAAACCTAAATTTAACCTGTCACTAATGACAAAATATCTATATGAGTGTTAAAGGGGTTAATCTTAAAACCTACTTCCTTCTGAAGTAGCATTTTCATAAATAGTACCATTATGCAAAAACATAACCCTGGTATGCTTCCTTCTGTTTAGTTTCAAGCATTATCTTTTTAATGGATTCCTTTGCTTTtcacttgtcttttttttcttctactaaTTAGTTTATTCTGAATCCTGATATGGTGGGGGAGACTTTTTCCTATTTGATCCCTTCTTACCCAACACAGCAACTTCACACTATGCTGttactgtgttttctttgaacACTTAAAAGATTCTTGAGTGAGTAAAAACAAAGGTTAGTTGTTTACATAAGATCTTgtttctgagggttttttgtttgtttatggtATCAGTAATAGAAGATGTCTGGAAAGAGCAAACTCTGCTACGACTGCTGCAGTTAATTGATGTCCCCCTTCTAGAAGATATCTTGGTGTCTTCAGTGAAGACAAAATCAGACAGTCTTGGTAAAGAAGAAGACATGATTATCTCAAATACTTTCCTGGAAAGAGAGGTTATGTGTAGCTTAAACTTGCCCGAGTAAGTTATATATctatgaaattaatttgttaGTAAACACTTTGTTTTACTCTTGATCAAAGATTTGTGTTAAGTGAACAAATAGACATCATTATGCTTGTATACTTGTAGACAGGGGTGGCATTAGTGTGATTGACTTCAGAAGTGGTAAGTGATTTCACAAAAAGTGAATGTTTAGACACTTGAGCATTTTAAGTAAACACTGGAACTTTAAACCTTGAGTGTAATAAACACTCCTAGTTTCTAGACCAGGTTCTTTACTCTTAGGTCTCTGTAACAGACATTAGAACTtgaaaagttttattctgaGGATTTTTCTTTGTCACAGTTCCTGATGGCCCTGGTGTGACGATACAAGGTCAATAAGGCATCTATTGTTAGCAAAAGGAGAAACTACACTGTAACACTGAAGAATGCTTATATAATGAGAATATAAAAGCAGCTGCATGTTGTCAGTGctcttttctttaaatcttcTCTTGCTTTGGTAGTGTTCCTGTTTAGAGTACTTAGGCTGATCTCTATCTTTCATATACTTCTAATGAATATGACAAGGCTCATGTGAATGTCTTAGGAATGACTGTTTTTGTCAAATTAAATTATCTGCAATTTCCCAATCTGTGTTTCTGTTCTCCATTATAGAAATAAGATTCTAtagattttaaataatatttgcaACTTGTCATTGGTTTAGATCAAATTATTTTACATCCAGAATCAGATAAAAGTAATTGTCCGTCTGCCCCACACATTTCTATGATTTTATATTCCTTCTGTACAAAATGCTTGAGgctttttcctcttgtcttcTGGCTTCTTTCAACAATAAATTATACACCCGTATTTTAGGTGCATAATTAGgttatgttttctttccttggttAAGACATAGAGACAACAGATGCTTGTGAAAACTCATGTCTATATAGTAGGTTATATAATAAACTTCTGTAGTTTTTCTTACCCTGATTAGCCCTGGTGGGTTCTCAGTGTGTCTGTTGGAGTAATGCTGGGGTGATGTTTGGTTTGTAAATACTATCTGAATTCCTGGGGTTAGTGACAGCATGATTGCAGCTTGTTTTGATCTGAGTTTATCTCAGGTGTATTGCCCTTAGCATAGGAAAAACATGGAAGTTGCTCATTTTGAGCAAGTTCTTGAACTGCTGTAGTGAAATAAGTTACAAAAACTGCTTAACAAACCACGTCAGCATTGTGGTTCATATGTGTGATTATACCTGCATGGTTATTTCTATCTAGTTTTCTTTAAAGGATTAAATGGACCTTGAGATAGCTCAGTTGTTTAGAGTATGGTGCTAATTACACCAAGGTCACAGATTCAATCTCTTTTACTTAAGAGTTGAATGCAATGATCCTTGTGTATCCCTTCTgactcagaatattctatgaATCTGTGAGAATAAAAACAGGTAGAGTATTTTAAAGCAACCACTAAGACTACCTTTTCCTTCTACAGGCTTGACAGATGGCTCTATGCTGCAATTGAATGCTTGGAGTATTTTCCTGACCAATTCCTAGTGATGGTTAGTCAGCAGCTACCTCAAAGCACTAACAGCCCCAGCAGTCTGAATACGTACAAGAAGATTCTTTTTGATGTTATAATGAAGTATTACAGTCAAAAGAAGGACTCTCTTCTTGCCATTCAGGATTTTGATATTCATTCAGGAATTATAGAACTTATAGGTAAGAGCAACCTGGAAcaaaaaatacagatgaaaGCTGTGTGGAGGATGTCACTAGGCATCAATTGACTGAATCATGACACTATTTGCAATGCCATTGCAGATGCACTTTCTAGGTTGGAAGGAAATGCTCAAAATCACTATTAAGAACCTCTACTCAAGACAAGGACAAATTTCAAAGTTAGATCAATTGATTTAGGGCCTGGTCCAACTGGATTTTGAAAATCTGGATGGATAGAGATTCACCAACATCTGTGGGTAACTCTTTCAATATGTAACTACTCTAATTGTGAAAGTTACTTACCAAGTCAGAATTTGCTTTATTGCTACTAAGTAATAACATAAAACTAAAATCATTGCTATAAAGTTTTCTGTGTTAACCAGAATAAGACTTTAAAGTTATGGACATAAGTTCCCTTTTAGTAATAGAAGTTACTTAAGATTATAAAAGGGAGAACCTTCCCATCATATGCATATAAGTAAACTGGAAGGGTTTCATTTAAATACCAGTTTAAAATTAATCCTACCTaaacaggctgtgctgctgctgtttcagtcCTGTTGGATTGTTGTGCCTTAACCCCAGCTGCCAGCTAAGTACTACAAAGCTGCTCACTCACTTCCCcggagagggaggaaaaattaaaacctgTGGGTTGAGAAAAGAATCCTTTAATGACTGAAGCAACATGAAATTCTGTTTGGAAGGAAACCACCTCCCCCCCCTCCAAAAGTGGGATTATTACTGGGATTTAAATAAGTGTTCATGACTCTGAAAATGAATAGTAACATTGAATATGCTGTTTTACTCCatggcagaaaaaggaaaaacagatcaAGCTCTAGAGGCATTACAACTTTATTTAAAGTTATTAGCACCAAATATTAGTGAAGAACTTCACAGGCTCCTTACATTCCTAGCCATTGCATCAGAATCTGAGGGCTACAGATTGCAAAAACAAGTAAGTATCTGTTCTGCTTACTgtaaaaaatagcattttctcATAGTAAAGCTAACATTCTTGTCCAGTTAGAAGTATTCTGCTTACTGCCTTTCTGTGTGATCTGTTTCTCAGTAATAGCATCCTGTTATACTTAATCTTTGCTAGCACACTGCAAGTCTGTCTAATGCCAAATCTGGGTACTGCTTTTTCTAGTTTGAGAACAGATATGTGATCATCAAGACTTGTACAAAGTTCATCTTACAAAATAGGATACTGTCAAAACCACAGGCAGAACTGCTGACTCAGTTTCTGATGGACAATCACTCTGAGCTCTTCAAGGTATCATTCTCCTTACATCATTGGCTTTGTTATTTTAACTGTTAAATGCCATTAATTGCCTTTTTTGGAGTAAGAAAAGTCTGAGTTTAAACTTTAAACTGTGTGTAATGTTCCATTTGTTACAGGTTAATAGTAAAGCCAAATAGGGTGAGAAGCTGTTCCAGACTATGGAGGACAGATTTTTGAGTGCTTTGCAATCCTTTATAAATTATATCCtctatttatttacataatttttaattaggaaaatatttaaaatattaaaataaatattaattaatttaaaaaatcaatagGGTCATTTTGGCACCTTGTTGGTAATGAATCCCTACTAAATATTTGGGTATCTTAGTGTCTTTCTCCTCTAGAAGTTCACTGGCATACTCTGAATGGTAGAAAAATGGCATGCTCTTGTACCCCAGTGTATGCTTATAACTTTGACAACTCTAAAAGATCCTTTAGTATTTTGAAGTGTTAACTTCtaatttgaagaaaacaaatagaaCCACAAAATAGCCTTTCTATGAAACTTGATGAGTTGTGTAAATATGTCAGCTTTTTATAATCTCTTTAGTTTATGTTCCATATATTGTCACACATGGAAAGTTTAAACTTTACCCTCTACCCTATAAAAACAAGCTTCACAGAAATTTGGTTCCATTAAAATAATGGTTTTTACTTTTATATAACACATCAATTTCCACTTCTGACTTCTGGTCGAGACATGGAAggttggtttgtttattttaatttttatttagctCCAGTTTAATTTGAAATCATTAAGTGGATAGTGAGGGTTTTGTATTTGTTAGTACACAGCTAACCCCTCTTTTTTACTTTGTATTAAGGGTTCTGGCATGAGGGTTGGGGCTTTGATTCCCCACTGGAGTTAGGGCCAGAACTGTGTAGCAGTGACAGTGAGTGGATGGTGGTTCACTCTGACAGCTGCAACTGAGAGCCTTGTGCAAAAACTGAAATCAGCTTGTTTTACAATGCAGTTTTTGCCATGGAAAACAACATTTAGAACTTTTTGCTTCCTGTTTCTTTGGCCAGAAACACTAGAAATTAACATAAGTCTTAGTAAAACTGTGTTTTAGTATAGGTTTGTGAGAGACTTTGAATGTGTACCTAAATAATTGTGGGCATTGATTCTTCTGCATTTAACTATCTTTTTAAATTGGTATCAAAATACAGAAGTATTGCTTTTGTaatgctttggggttttttggggttgtaTTTTCAGGCTCCTTTAACTCTTCTGGAACTAACGAGTAGGAGACTTCAGAGTTTGCTAGAAGGGCAAGATCCAGATATCAATTCAGGTAGATGATGGGATAATTTTTTATGTAAATTATTGCATCCAAACTGATTTATGATCAGTTGACTATAATTGTGCATAGactgttcttttcctttgttaGAAGTGAAGCATTAGGGGGATTAGTGGCTAATGCactaaatattaaattatatgtGATCTGCAAAACTGGTCTGAATATTGGAGAACAAGGATTCTATTAATAATCTAGTTTGGATACattacaattttttaatttttttaaccaaatAATTACTTCTGGAAATAGTAGTGCAAATTGTGCTTCCTGAAGTGATTTGCTTCTAATTTGGTATGTGAATTTGATGGGACTTTGTATTTAGGAacaatattcttttatttttgccacaAGACACTTACAAATTTTCACAGAACTCAGTAGTTCAAGGTTCTGATGGATGACTTGAGCACAGACTGATTGTTTAGTGTTTTGACTGTTAAATGTTTTGAAGaactctctctcttttctggGTAAGCATAAAGTTTATTAAGGTCTTAGGATTTATGCACCAGTGTCAAATGCCTTCCTTTCAGACTACACTACCCTTCTGTATGTGGGGATAATGCTTTTCAGCTTATTTCTTTTGAGCTAACATTCCATTTGGCCTTGCTGCCAGAAATATCTTGCAACACTGATTAAAAGGCTTggcttaaataatttaatttctctcttaCTCTTTATCTTCTTTGATTCCTGTATTGCCAGTGCATTGTATGCTTGAACACTGAAGAGAAACCACTTGGGCACCAAATTGCACTAAGTTATTTTGCTGTGTAATATTATATTTAatacagcagctgccagagtAGTTTGGTACAGAATCTTTTACCATCTGTGTTGGGTTCTGGAATGAGTCCAAATTCCTTCCAGGTCAGTGTTCTGAGAATCACATATTGTTTAGCCAAAGAATACAGAGATGAGCAACAGTGGAAAGAGCTGCCTGTCTGTATTATTTTTGGAGCCTGTGTGATCTCCATTGGCCCACTGAACAG
Coding sequences:
- the DEPDC4 gene encoding DEP domain-containing protein 4 isoform X1 is translated as MAGYLTPRFRRIRSQSDLRPRRGSGRRRDCDGPFQATQLWNSIIHALHNQVEIKRRRQHLKTYRNCFTGSNAVDVVLSHLMQSMYLSCNDISRLKGVRVCQALMDHKVFEPVGAKLYLFKNGKETEFEDTDTSLYRFVNSSLDPLLPRKNKDNESLSPEQICKQKTKRCSNRTKCDTTLSNPLALEAADKKRVEELLQSIYVHASLPPKITVNEPTHLLSKGVIEDVWKEQTLLRLLQLIDVPLLEDILVSSVKTKSDSLGKEEDMIISNTFLEREVMCSLNLPELDRWLYAAIECLEYFPDQFLVMVSQQLPQSTNSPSSLNTYKKILFDVIMKYYSQKKDSLLAIQDFDIHSGIIELIEKGKTDQALEALQLYLKLLAPNISEELHRLLTFLAIASESEGYRLQKQFENRYVIIKTCTKFILQNRILSKPQAELLTQFLMDNHSELFKAPLTLLELTSRRLQSLLEGQDPDINSGFTFCQRITTKEYEDQKQQTNKYLLALIREMDNDPTVPLKQKKKLIKEFRKYHSFVYCSGCQTTCELCTPNG
- the DEPDC4 gene encoding DEP domain-containing protein 4 isoform X2, which translates into the protein MAGYLTPRFRRIRSQSDLRPRRGSGRRRDCDGPFQATQLWNSIIHALHNQVEIKRRRQHLKTYRNCFTGSNAVDVVLSHLMQSMYLSCNDISRLKGVRVCQALMDHKVFEPVGAKLYLFKNGKETEFEDTDTSLYRFVNSSLDPLLPRKNKDNESLSPEQICKQKTKRCSKTKCDTTLSNPLALEAADKKRVEELLQSIYVHASLPPKITVNEPTHLLSKGVIEDVWKEQTLLRLLQLIDVPLLEDILVSSVKTKSDSLGKEEDMIISNTFLEREVMCSLNLPELDRWLYAAIECLEYFPDQFLVMVSQQLPQSTNSPSSLNTYKKILFDVIMKYYSQKKDSLLAIQDFDIHSGIIELIEKGKTDQALEALQLYLKLLAPNISEELHRLLTFLAIASESEGYRLQKQFENRYVIIKTCTKFILQNRILSKPQAELLTQFLMDNHSELFKAPLTLLELTSRRLQSLLEGQDPDINSGFTFCQRITTKEYEDQKQQTNKYLLALIREMDNDPTVPLKQKKKLIKEFRKYHSFVYCSGCQTTCELCTPNG